From Daucus carota subsp. sativus chromosome 6, DH1 v3.0, whole genome shotgun sequence, the proteins below share one genomic window:
- the LOC108226028 gene encoding pathogenesis-related genes transcriptional activator PTI6: protein MSMNDCNVVLREKFTQHMNLTRKLMKPLPGQRTKRFLRKIVRIIVTDHDATDSSSDEEAELYDRRRVKKYHNVVLVEAGTDSTRKMEVSDDDHGGKRAKPVRDSSEKRYRGVRYRAWGTFGAEIRHPTKKEKLWLGTYGTPEEAARVYDTAAISLHGAKALTNFGNPSRKVEKQIFVQSNMSNESMEGSYQNTLTSPTSGLRNENQPALEEATDKGKGKEKVEVVEFSAEEDGPCRKLNTMNSYMPMDNLFEDDYGFGSMEPITFDNLPIFPDEEMLKINYDDKDLGINLSFPIPLKKDRNFLDNDGLDIGVDSGFSYEVIYGIGTTGSTSGVIDDYDFEDNDFSLATD from the coding sequence ATGTCAATGAATGATTGTAATGTTGTCCTTCGGGAGAAGTTCACACAACACATGAATTTAACGAGGAAGCTGATGAAACCCTTACCAGGCCAGAGAACGAAGCGCTTTTTGCGAAAAATTGTTCGCATTATAGTGACGGATCATGATGCCACTGATTCGTCGAGTGACGAGGAGGCAGAGCTTTATGACAGGAGGAGGGTTAAGAAATATCATAACGTCGTTCTAGTCGAAGCAGGCACTGATTCGACTAGAAAAATGGAGGTCTCGGACGATGACCATGGAGGTAAACGAGCTAAGCCCGTGAGAGATTCCTCTGAGAAGAGGTATCGTGGTGTTCGATACAGGGCTTGGGGGACATTTGGAGCGGAGATTAGACATCCCACAAAGAAGGAGAAGCTATGGCTAGGTACTTACGGGACTCCTGAAGAGGCCGCAAGGGTGTATGATACGGCTGCTATAAGTCTTCATGGTGCGAAAGCTCTGACAAATTTTGGAAATCCCTCCCGGAAAGTAGAAAAACAAATTTTTGTCCAGTCTAACATGAGTAATGAGTCCATGGAGGGCTCGTATCAGAACACTCTCACTAGTCCAACTTCGGGTTTACGAAATGAAAATCAGCCCGCTCTGGAAGAAGCCACGGACAAAGGCAAAGGAAAGGAAAAGGTTGAGGTTGTCGAATTTTCTGCTGAGGAGGATGGACCGTGTCGCAAATTGAATACCATGAACAGCTACATGCCAATGGACAATCTGTTCGAGGATGATTATGGTTTCGGAAGCATGGAGCCTATTACTTTTGACAATTTACCGATCTTTCCTGACGAAGAAATGTTGAAGATAAATTATGATGATAAGGATCTTGGAATTAATCTCAGCTTTCCAATTCCATTGAAAAAGGACCGAAATTTTCTTGACAATGACGGATTAGATATTGGTGTGGATTCGGGGTTTTCTTATGAAGTGATTTATGGCATTGGTACGACAGGTTCGACATCGGGTGTGATTGATGATTATGACTTTGAAGATAACGATTTTTCGCTAGCAACTGATTGA